The Panacibacter microcysteis genome includes a window with the following:
- a CDS encoding RNA polymerase sigma factor: MEIAQSYTDPELISALKNDREMNAAIRFIYRNYYGLLENYIVNNNGSKDDAADIIQETIVAFIEIVEENRFRGESSVKSFLYSITRNLWLTELRRKNSADNRNKVFEKAKDTTEQEAVQHLIKKEYYNAIQALFEKLGDKCKQLLMLVYYEDLSMRDIVEKMPDYQNEQVLRNKKYKCMKQLEQMIQDNDQLKTQFKNALKNAG, encoded by the coding sequence ATGGAGATTGCTCAAAGTTACACTGACCCGGAACTTATCAGTGCTTTAAAAAATGACAGGGAAATGAATGCGGCGATACGCTTTATTTACCGCAATTATTATGGTTTGCTGGAGAATTATATTGTTAATAACAATGGTTCCAAAGACGACGCAGCAGATATAATACAGGAAACTATTGTTGCTTTTATTGAAATAGTGGAGGAGAACAGGTTCAGGGGAGAATCGAGTGTAAAATCTTTCCTCTATTCTATAACCCGAAACCTCTGGCTTACCGAACTGAGGCGTAAAAACAGCGCTGACAACCGTAACAAAGTTTTTGAAAAAGCAAAAGATACCACGGAGCAGGAAGCCGTTCAACACCTGATCAAAAAGGAATATTACAATGCCATACAGGCGCTTTTTGAAAAACTGGGAGATAAATGTAAACAACTGCTGATGCTGGTGTATTATGAAGATCTCTCGATGAGAGATATTGTTGAAAAAATGCCGGATTACCAGAATGAACAGGTGCTTCGCAACAAAAAATACAAGTGCATGAAGCAACTGGAACAAATGATACAGGACAACGATCAGTTAAAAACACAATTTAAAAATGCTTTGAAAAATGCAGGATAA
- a CDS encoding DUF5606 domain-containing protein, whose translation MEYSKLISVTGLGGLFELLTSKADGAIVRSLDDKSTKFVSSRQHSFSHLESIEVYTIRENVNLVDVFNAMEASTEALPSEKDAAAIKAYFGKVYPDLDFDRVYASDMKKMVKWFAILKKNDVEIKLREFEAEDETTEEETAPVEATAPEAEKEKPAKKAAKKKEAVAEDAAAAEEAPKKKATPKKKKTEE comes from the coding sequence ATGGAATATAGTAAATTAATTAGTGTAACAGGCCTTGGTGGTTTGTTCGAATTGCTGACCAGTAAAGCAGATGGCGCTATCGTAAGATCGCTAGATGATAAAAGCACAAAATTTGTTTCCTCCCGCCAGCATAGCTTTTCGCACCTGGAAAGTATAGAAGTGTACACCATCAGGGAAAATGTAAACCTGGTAGATGTTTTTAATGCCATGGAAGCAAGTACGGAGGCTTTGCCATCGGAAAAAGATGCGGCAGCCATAAAGGCTTATTTTGGCAAGGTTTACCCTGATCTTGATTTTGACAGGGTGTATGCCAGCGATATGAAGAAAATGGTAAAGTGGTTTGCCATTCTAAAGAAAAACGATGTAGAAATAAAGCTGCGGGAGTTTGAAGCTGAAGATGAAACTACCGAAGAGGAAACTGCGCCGGTAGAAGCAACTGCACCGGAAGCAGAAAAGGAAAAGCCAGCCAAAAAAGCTGCCAAAAAGAAAGAAGCTGTGGCAGAAGACGCCGCTGCAGCGGAAGAAGCACCAAAGAAAAAAGCCACACCGAAGAAAAAGAAAACAGAAGAATAA
- a CDS encoding tetratricopeptide repeat protein → MQDNSTYDIIETLTRYVDDEMDEAEKAATTSMINNDAEVKERYENLLAAKRAIRSKGLKERVHAIHLAYANEIAQPEVAKIVKPSFGIKMMMRIAAVLILVVAGMGVYTYSTTNNENVFEENFTGYQLPVNRGAGQFTNIDSLYAGGAYEAVIDAVNKTQIKTRQAYFLAAQAYLLTGNPAGAITAFKNVEQLNSSATDQYFVQETDYYLALAYIKMNDITNAEKQLAKISSNPKHLFYSKAKSISNTTLTILKWKQ, encoded by the coding sequence ATGCAGGATAATTCTACATACGACATTATTGAAACGCTTACCCGGTACGTGGATGATGAGATGGATGAGGCGGAAAAAGCTGCAACAACATCTATGATCAACAATGATGCTGAAGTAAAAGAACGTTACGAAAACCTGCTTGCCGCAAAAAGGGCCATCAGGTCTAAAGGGCTGAAAGAAAGAGTACACGCAATACATCTTGCATATGCCAATGAAATTGCACAACCGGAAGTGGCCAAAATAGTAAAGCCTTCGTTTGGTATAAAAATGATGATGCGCATAGCCGCTGTGCTTATATTGGTTGTGGCAGGCATGGGCGTGTACACATACAGCACCACAAACAATGAAAATGTTTTTGAAGAAAATTTTACAGGTTACCAGTTGCCGGTAAACAGGGGTGCAGGCCAGTTTACAAACATAGACTCTTTATACGCCGGCGGTGCATACGAAGCAGTAATTGATGCGGTGAACAAAACACAGATTAAAACACGGCAGGCATATTTTCTGGCGGCACAGGCTTACCTGCTTACCGGTAACCCTGCCGGGGCTATCACAGCTTTTAAAAATGTAGAGCAATTAAACAGTAGTGCCACAGACCAATATTTTGTACAGGAAACAGATTATTACCTGGCACTTGCTTATATAAAAATGAATGACATTACGAATGCCGAAAAGCAATTGGCAAAGATCTCTTCGAATCCGAAACATTTGTTTTACAGCAAAGCAAAGTCAATCAGCAATACAACCCTCACCATTCTGAAGTGGAAGCAATAA